One Sphingomonas endolithica DNA segment encodes these proteins:
- a CDS encoding TonB-dependent receptor, with protein sequence MTGVVTSASLQRPVQGARVTIDQSSIQATTDQDGRYVLTGVTAGTHTLRIDEPGYAPFTIDIVASDDQAIAANGVLTLADAEGAGDIVVTGSRASRVLSIERKRALATISDVVSSDGIGKLPDYNTAEALQRLPGVSVEIDQGEPRYVVVRGIDPNLNQVMVDGNLVGIPEAEGRRVALDTIPSDLVASIEVVKAVTPDYDANAIGGSINIVTPTAFDQTPPFTFASVRGSYNDKSGKTGFGGSATHGQKFGPDEQFGIVVAGSYSKRFIDSDSAEPTNWTAFTTNGTRVTAPTNYTLYDYRIMRERIGGIVNLDWRPSDQTRVYVRTIYDEFTDHEERDQFNFALVNSAPAPTVLNRTSIRFPNGRATRQFRQNDQTQKLYNVSPGAELKFGQFELDLNYTYAHAQEHTPIRDDLEFRSAANQTATLDLSSDRPLFSAIDPRLSDPNAFPLRRIRERREQIDEDLNTVRADLKYNFGDNEASFIKIGGKFIDRVKDRDNSQTQRDAVPTAPSSPGSIGQALPTPDDFYNGDYAFGPAINYQGVLDYYAAHPNLIALNAGQTAINDKSLDYHIHEKIYAGYAMASLTFGDLNAIGGVRVERTEGRYDAFQLRTTTGITPLSFDNKYTHVLPSVHLNYRPRRDFTLRAAWTNTIGRPNYDASVPSFTEEAGAGTAGNPDLKPYTSMGLDVSAEYYPDAESIFSVGAFYKHLKNPVFTQTILNTSFAGVPLLSLSQPQNADSGKLYGIEANAQRRLTFLPAPLDGFGISANATYVTSNVKVPGRESEDIPFFGQSNWIANAALFYEKGPFEARVAVAYRTAFIANVGNATQKTAADIYEAGRTSLDARMSYKVTKGIELFGALSNITNAPLSYYQTTRDQTYARQIYSFNGDFGVSVRF encoded by the coding sequence GTGACCGGCGTGGTGACCAGTGCGTCGCTGCAGCGCCCGGTGCAGGGCGCGCGCGTGACGATCGACCAGAGCTCGATCCAGGCGACGACCGATCAGGACGGCCGTTACGTTCTCACCGGCGTCACTGCAGGCACGCATACGCTGCGCATCGACGAGCCCGGCTACGCGCCGTTCACCATCGATATCGTCGCATCGGACGATCAGGCGATTGCCGCGAACGGCGTGTTGACGCTGGCCGATGCCGAGGGTGCCGGTGATATCGTCGTTACAGGATCGCGTGCCTCGCGCGTGCTGTCGATCGAACGCAAGCGCGCGCTGGCCACCATCTCGGACGTCGTATCCTCCGACGGCATCGGCAAGCTGCCCGATTACAATACGGCGGAAGCGCTGCAACGCCTGCCCGGCGTGTCGGTCGAGATCGATCAGGGCGAGCCGCGCTATGTCGTGGTGCGCGGCATCGATCCCAATCTCAACCAGGTCATGGTCGACGGCAATCTCGTCGGTATTCCCGAAGCCGAGGGGCGCCGCGTTGCGCTCGACACGATCCCGTCCGATCTGGTTGCTTCGATCGAAGTCGTGAAGGCCGTAACGCCGGACTATGACGCCAATGCGATCGGCGGCAGCATCAACATCGTCACGCCCACGGCGTTCGACCAGACGCCCCCCTTCACCTTCGCCAGCGTACGCGGATCGTATAACGACAAATCGGGCAAGACCGGCTTTGGTGGCAGCGCGACGCATGGCCAGAAATTCGGACCGGACGAACAGTTCGGGATCGTCGTGGCGGGCAGCTATTCCAAGCGCTTCATCGACAGCGATTCGGCCGAGCCGACCAATTGGACAGCCTTTACGACCAACGGCACGAGGGTCACCGCGCCGACCAACTACACGCTGTACGATTACCGCATCATGCGCGAGCGGATCGGCGGCATCGTCAATCTCGATTGGCGTCCCAGTGACCAGACGCGCGTCTATGTGCGCACCATCTATGACGAGTTCACCGACCACGAGGAGCGCGACCAGTTCAATTTCGCGCTGGTCAACAGCGCGCCGGCACCGACGGTACTGAACCGCACCTCGATCCGCTTCCCCAATGGCCGCGCCACACGCCAGTTCCGCCAGAACGATCAGACGCAGAAGCTGTACAATGTCTCGCCCGGCGCGGAGCTGAAGTTCGGACAGTTCGAACTCGACCTGAATTATACCTATGCCCATGCGCAGGAGCATACGCCGATCCGCGACGATCTCGAGTTCCGCTCCGCCGCCAATCAGACGGCGACGTTGGACCTCAGTTCGGATCGTCCACTCTTCTCCGCCATCGACCCGCGCCTGTCGGATCCCAATGCCTTCCCGCTGCGGCGCATCCGGGAGCGCCGCGAGCAGATCGACGAGGATCTGAACACCGTGCGCGCCGACCTGAAATACAATTTCGGTGACAACGAGGCGAGCTTCATCAAGATCGGTGGCAAGTTCATCGATCGCGTCAAGGATCGCGACAACTCGCAAACCCAGCGCGACGCCGTCCCGACAGCACCATCGTCGCCCGGCAGCATTGGCCAGGCCTTGCCGACACCGGACGATTTCTACAATGGCGATTACGCCTTCGGACCGGCGATCAACTATCAGGGTGTGCTCGATTATTACGCCGCGCATCCCAACCTGATCGCACTCAACGCCGGCCAGACCGCGATCAACGACAAGTCGCTCGATTATCATATCCACGAAAAGATCTATGCCGGCTACGCGATGGCCAGTCTGACGTTTGGCGATCTGAACGCGATTGGCGGCGTGCGCGTCGAGCGCACCGAAGGGCGCTACGATGCGTTCCAGCTGCGCACGACGACCGGCATCACGCCGCTGTCGTTCGACAACAAGTACACGCACGTCCTGCCCAGCGTGCACCTCAATTATCGTCCGCGTCGTGATTTTACGCTGCGGGCCGCCTGGACCAACACGATCGGGCGGCCCAACTACGATGCCTCTGTGCCTAGCTTCACCGAGGAAGCCGGGGCCGGCACTGCGGGGAACCCCGATCTGAAGCCCTACACGTCGATGGGGCTCGACGTATCGGCGGAATATTATCCCGACGCCGAGAGCATCTTCTCGGTCGGCGCCTTCTACAAGCACCTAAAGAACCCGGTCTTCACGCAGACGATCCTGAACACCAGCTTTGCCGGCGTTCCTTTGCTGTCGCTGTCGCAGCCGCAGAATGCGGATTCGGGGAAACTCTACGGCATCGAGGCGAACGCGCAGCGCCGGCTGACCTTCCTGCCGGCGCCGCTCGATGGCTTCGGCATCTCGGCCAACGCGACCTATGTCACGTCGAACGTGAAGGTGCCGGGGCGTGAATCCGAGGACATTCCGTTCTTCGGGCAATCGAACTGGATCGCCAACGCCGCCTTGTTCTACGAAAAGGGTCCGTTCGAGGCGCGCGTCGCCGTGGCGTACCGCACCGCATTCATCGCCAATGTCGGCAATGCCACGCAAAAGACCGCCGCCGATATCTACGAGGCCGGGCGCACGTCGCTCGATGCGCGGATGAGCTACAAGGTGACTAAGGGCATCGAGCTGTTCGGCGCGCTGTCTAACATCACCAATGCACCGCTTAGCTACTATCAGACGACCAGGGACCAGACCTATGCGCGCCAGATCTATTCGTTCAACGGCGATTTCGGTGTGAGCGTGCGGTTCTGA
- a CDS encoding alkaline phosphatase D family protein — MSFILNRRSILQAATLLPGLALLPSSLSAAGPAAGFTHSVASGDPKVDSVVLWTRFVPTDGGTTALKVEIAADRRFIHIVSRGSASSSAMTDFCVHAYPTGLEPGRWYYYRFVAPNGETSPVGRTRTLPAGKPGKFRIGVFSCANATSGWFNAYAHAAARDDLDLIVHLGDYIYESPVDRSDALAALAKARDVQPRGEAVSLADYRLRYASYRADPGLQELHRNFPMIAMWDDHETANNSWEGGAKNHGAQDGPWDVRKAAGVRAFREWLPMRNSDYDRYQIGDLATLFRLETRLLARSKQLEIGAALFGAGDPREAIARFRDGPLADPARTMMGSTQERWLADGLADSAGGGTRWQVLAQQVIVAPTRLPKVSPAWFAPGATPSGRDQAELGAAAELADAGIPMGLDRWDGYPAARTRLLAGAAKARANLVVLSGDSHNAWAYELAHEGRPVGVEFAGHSVSSLGVEKRFAGDALTIAQDFVAANPGLKWCETSRRGYMVTILTRDAVSNDWVFLPSLDIQSTAVLDTTRLVSERSSYRLSRA, encoded by the coding sequence ATGTCTTTCATCCTGAACCGTCGATCGATCCTGCAAGCGGCCACGCTGCTGCCTGGCCTGGCGCTGCTACCATCCAGTCTTTCTGCCGCCGGCCCGGCCGCCGGCTTCACCCACTCGGTCGCGAGTGGCGACCCGAAGGTGGACAGCGTCGTGCTGTGGACGCGCTTCGTGCCAACGGATGGCGGCACTACGGCGCTCAAGGTCGAGATTGCCGCTGATAGGCGCTTTATCCATATAGTATCGCGCGGATCGGCCTCTTCCAGCGCGATGACCGATTTCTGCGTGCACGCCTATCCGACTGGCCTCGAACCGGGCCGCTGGTATTACTATCGCTTCGTGGCGCCAAATGGCGAGACATCACCGGTCGGACGTACGCGGACATTGCCCGCCGGCAAGCCCGGCAAGTTCCGCATCGGCGTTTTTTCCTGCGCCAATGCCACGTCGGGCTGGTTCAACGCCTATGCCCATGCCGCAGCGCGCGATGATCTCGATCTGATCGTGCATCTTGGCGACTATATCTACGAGTCACCGGTCGATCGTTCCGATGCCCTGGCCGCCTTGGCAAAGGCGCGTGACGTTCAGCCGCGGGGCGAAGCGGTGTCGCTGGCAGACTACCGGCTGCGTTATGCCAGCTATCGCGCCGATCCCGGCCTGCAGGAACTGCATCGCAATTTTCCCATGATCGCGATGTGGGACGATCACGAGACGGCGAACAACAGCTGGGAAGGTGGCGCGAAGAATCATGGGGCCCAAGACGGCCCCTGGGATGTCCGCAAGGCGGCCGGCGTGCGCGCGTTCCGTGAATGGCTGCCGATGCGCAACTCGGATTACGACCGCTACCAGATCGGCGATCTCGCCACGCTGTTCCGGCTCGAAACCCGTCTGCTGGCCCGGTCGAAGCAACTGGAGATCGGTGCGGCCCTGTTCGGCGCCGGCGATCCGCGCGAGGCGATAGCCCGGTTCCGCGATGGCCCGCTGGCCGATCCGGCACGGACGATGATGGGGTCGACGCAGGAACGCTGGCTGGCAGACGGCCTAGCGGACTCCGCTGGCGGCGGCACGCGCTGGCAGGTGCTCGCACAGCAAGTGATCGTGGCACCGACAAGACTGCCGAAGGTGTCTCCTGCCTGGTTTGCCCCCGGTGCCACGCCCAGCGGGCGCGACCAGGCCGAATTGGGCGCCGCCGCAGAGCTGGCCGATGCCGGCATACCGATGGGCCTGGACCGCTGGGACGGCTACCCCGCCGCCCGCACGCGGCTACTCGCCGGTGCCGCCAAGGCACGGGCAAACCTTGTCGTACTGAGCGGCGACAGCCACAATGCCTGGGCCTATGAACTGGCTCATGAAGGCCGGCCCGTCGGTGTCGAATTTGCCGGCCACAGCGTGTCGTCGCTGGGCGTCGAAAAGCGCTTCGCCGGCGACGCCCTGACCATCGCGCAGGACTTCGTCGCCGCCAATCCCGGCCTCAAATGGTGCGAAACCAGCCGCCGCGGTTACATGGTGACCATTCTGACGCGCGACGCGGTAAGCAATGACTGGGTGTTCCTGCCCTCGCTTGATATTCAATCCACCGCCGTGCTCGACACGACGCGTCTGGTGTCGGAGCGGTCTTCCTACAGGTTGTCGCGCGCCTAG
- a CDS encoding IS3 family transposase (programmed frameshift) — protein MPFKKHKPEEIIGKLREVEIVLSQGASTAEACRRISVSEQTYYRWRKEYGGLKTDQARRMKDLEKENLRLRRAISDLTLDKLILQEAAPGKLLSPARRRRCIDHVRRELPVSERRVCRVLGQHRSTQRKVPRGADDEQVLSEDIIALAKQYGRYGYRRVTALLCHAGWTVNHKRVERIWRREGLKVPQRQPKRGRLWLNDGSCIRLRPEYPGHVWAYDFVEGRTHDGRKFRILTIIDEASRECLGLIVARQLKHEDVLAALADLFVTRGPPAHIRSDNGAEFIANAVQKWLGQIGVKTLYIAPGSPWENGYNESFNGSLRDELLNGEIFYSLAEATVLIEAWRRHYNTVRPHSSLGYRPPAPETASPPYPASGSASLHLRPDMAATNIIH, from the exons ATGCCATTCAAGAAGCACAAGCCGGAAGAGATCATCGGGAAGCTGCGTGAAGTTGAGATCGTTCTGTCGCAGGGGGCATCGACTGCCGAAGCGTGCCGGCGGATCTCTGTCAGCGAACAAACCTATTACCGCTGGCGCAAGGAATATGGCGGTCTGAAAACCGACCAGGCACGGCGTATGAAGGATCTGGAAAAGGAGAATCTTCGGCTCCGCCGGGCGATCTCGGACCTGACGTTGGATAAGCTGATCTTGCAGGAGGCGGCGC CGGGGAAACTTCTAAGCCCCGCGCGGCGACGGCGTTGTATCGATCATGTGCGACGAGAGCTTCCGGTATCCGAGCGACGGGTCTGCCGGGTGCTGGGGCAGCATCGATCGACGCAGCGCAAGGTGCCGCGTGGGGCGGATGATGAGCAGGTGCTGAGCGAGGACATCATCGCACTGGCGAAGCAATATGGTCGCTACGGCTATCGCCGGGTGACGGCATTGCTGTGCCATGCCGGGTGGACGGTGAACCATAAACGGGTCGAGCGGATCTGGCGGCGTGAGGGGCTCAAGGTCCCGCAACGTCAACCAAAGCGCGGACGTCTGTGGCTTAATGACGGATCGTGCATCCGGCTGCGGCCTGAGTATCCGGGGCATGTATGGGCGTACGACTTCGTCGAAGGCCGCACGCATGATGGTCGCAAGTTCCGTATCCTGACCATCATCGACGAAGCCAGCCGGGAGTGCCTGGGGCTCATCGTGGCACGTCAGCTCAAGCATGAAGACGTGCTGGCGGCTTTGGCGGACCTGTTCGTCACACGAGGCCCGCCGGCGCACATACGGTCGGATAATGGCGCCGAGTTTATCGCCAACGCTGTGCAGAAATGGCTCGGCCAGATCGGCGTGAAGACGCTCTACATCGCACCGGGATCACCATGGGAGAATGGCTACAATGAGAGCTTCAACGGGTCGCTGCGCGACGAACTGCTCAACGGCGAGATCTTCTACAGCCTCGCCGAGGCGACGGTGCTGATCGAAGCCTGGCGGCGGCATTACAACACAGTCCGGCCGCACAGCAGCCTGGGCTACCGACCACCGGCCCCAGAAACGGCTTCACCGCCATATCCGGCCTCCGGTTCCGCTTCGCTCCACCTCCGCCCGGATATGGCGGCAACGAACATAATCCACTAA
- a CDS encoding DUF6894 family protein, producing the protein MSLFYLNLRTTTDFIGDEDGIELPSLAAAVATAAVSARDIMSEAVQDGDLQLGETIEIHDAQGRFLSAVHFCDVLKIRLGAREIVARA; encoded by the coding sequence GTGTCCCTCTTCTATTTGAACCTGAGAACTACCACGGACTTCATTGGTGACGAGGATGGTATCGAGCTCCCCAGTCTTGCCGCCGCCGTAGCCACCGCTGCCGTTTCGGCGCGGGATATAATGAGCGAAGCTGTTCAAGACGGCGATCTTCAGCTTGGCGAGACCATTGAGATACACGATGCGCAAGGTCGCTTCCTCTCTGCCGTGCACTTCTGTGATGTGCTGAAGATCCGGCTGGGCGCGCGAGAGATCGTAGCGAGGGCCTGA